In Dromiciops gliroides isolate mDroGli1 chromosome 4, mDroGli1.pri, whole genome shotgun sequence, one DNA window encodes the following:
- the LOC122756309 gene encoding brain acid soluble protein 1 homolog, translating into MGGKLSKKKKGYNVNDEKAKDKDKKAEGAGAEEEETPKENDETQTVAETTDVKESNKEEKTDKDSQVTANKTEDKEAEKDAAAGKEEAPKSESEKAEAVPDGKVDQQKDAEMEQAPASAPAASSDASKTSAPGTEAKVSQSSEATTTRKVDDKSKEEGEAKKTEASAAPVAQETKSEVAPASDSKPSSSEAASSSKETPAGKEAPSSTPKAQEPAAPADEGKPSEAPTANSDQTIAVKE; encoded by the coding sequence ATGGGAGGCAAGCTTAGCAAGAAGAAGAAGGGATACAATGTAAATGATGAGAAAGCCAAGGATAAAGACAAGAAGGCGGAAGGAGCTggtgcagaagaagaagaaactcccAAGGAGAATGATGAGACCCAGACAGTGGCAGAGACCACAGATGTCAAGGAGAGCAACAAAGAGGAGAAGACCGATAAAGATTCCCAGGTGACTGCTAACAAGACTGAAGATAAAGAAGCGGAGAAAGATGCAGCAGCCGGCAAAGAAGAGGCTCCGAAATCAGAGTCTGAGAAAGCAGAGGCTGTCCCTGATGGAAAGGTGGACCAGCAGAAGGATGCTGAGATGGAGCAGGCCCCTGCCTCTGCACCAGCGGCCAGCAGCGATGCTTCTAAGACTTCAGCGCCTGGCACTGAGGCAAAGGTCTCCCAGTCTTCAGAAGCCACAACGACTAGGAAAGTAGATGACAAGagcaaagaggaaggggaagccaAAAAGACTGAGGCTTCCGCAGCTCCCGTCGCTCAAGAAACTAAAAGTGAAGTGGCGCCAGCTTCAGACTCAAAACCTAGCAGCAGCGAAGCTGCGTCTTCTTCCAAGGAGACCCCAGCAGGAAAGGAAGCCCCTAGCTCAACCCCTAAGGCCCAGGAACCTGCAGCCCCAGCAGATGAGGGTAAACCTTCTGAGGCTCCGACCGCTAATTCGGATCAAACTATAGCCGTGAAAGAGTAA